The following are from one region of the Sandaracinus amylolyticus genome:
- a CDS encoding sodium:solute symporter — protein sequence MSAADWLVLVGTIGAIAVFGVYKARSVKTADEHMRGGRELDWVTVGLSVMATQASAITFISGPGQAFSDGMGFVQIYLGLPLAMILISALMVPVYFRLQVYTAYEYLERRFDLRMRLLTAALFLVQRGLSAGITIYAPAILLSSVLGWSLGVTNALIGLTVIVYTVTGGARAVAQTQKQQMAVILVGMAIAAGILIAQLPESIGVGDAARLAGATGRMNVVDLSFDLSTRYNVWSGLLGGFFLALSYFGTDQSQVQRYLGAQSIGASRMGLLFNGVLKIPMQFGILFVGVLLFVHYLFAPSPMIFDAPLVERLEGSPAAAELAQLQGEWDAAWAERRDAAEAFATAGDPEARATYLAAVERSDTIRDEARALAARTVRDGGREDTDFVFLHFIQNALPAGLVGLLLAVLLCAAMSSTSSELSALGTTTTIDFYKRIFRPNATDTEQLRASRIFTALWGLVALAFASWASLFDNLIEAVNILGSIFYGTILGIFLTAFLLKRVQARAVFYGALVAQSVVLLLVAISDVAFLWYNVVGCVVVMVTAPLFQRRVRDQRASRTGSLA from the coding sequence GTGAGCGCGGCGGACTGGCTCGTCCTCGTCGGCACGATCGGCGCCATCGCGGTCTTCGGCGTCTACAAGGCGCGCAGCGTGAAGACTGCCGACGAGCACATGCGCGGTGGTCGCGAGCTCGACTGGGTCACGGTCGGCCTCTCGGTGATGGCCACCCAGGCGAGCGCGATCACGTTCATCTCGGGGCCCGGTCAGGCGTTCTCCGACGGGATGGGCTTCGTCCAGATCTACCTGGGCCTCCCGCTCGCGATGATCCTGATCTCGGCGCTGATGGTCCCGGTGTACTTCCGCCTCCAGGTCTACACCGCGTACGAGTACCTCGAGCGTCGCTTCGATCTGCGCATGCGCCTGCTGACGGCGGCGCTCTTCCTCGTGCAGCGCGGGCTCTCGGCGGGCATCACGATCTACGCGCCCGCGATCCTGCTCTCGTCGGTGCTCGGCTGGTCGCTCGGGGTCACCAACGCGCTGATCGGGCTGACCGTGATCGTCTACACGGTCACCGGCGGGGCGCGCGCCGTCGCGCAGACGCAGAAGCAGCAGATGGCGGTGATCCTCGTCGGCATGGCGATCGCCGCGGGGATCCTGATCGCGCAGCTGCCCGAGTCGATCGGCGTCGGCGACGCGGCGAGGCTCGCCGGCGCGACGGGGCGCATGAACGTCGTCGATCTGAGCTTCGACCTCTCGACTCGCTACAACGTGTGGTCGGGCCTGCTCGGCGGGTTCTTCCTCGCGCTCTCGTACTTCGGCACCGATCAATCGCAGGTGCAGCGTTATCTGGGCGCGCAATCGATCGGCGCGAGCCGCATGGGGCTGCTCTTCAACGGCGTGCTGAAGATCCCGATGCAGTTCGGGATCTTGTTCGTCGGCGTGCTGCTCTTCGTCCACTACCTCTTCGCGCCCTCGCCGATGATCTTCGACGCGCCGCTGGTCGAGCGGCTCGAGGGCTCACCCGCGGCGGCCGAGCTCGCGCAGCTGCAGGGAGAGTGGGACGCCGCGTGGGCCGAGCGGCGCGACGCCGCCGAAGCGTTCGCGACCGCGGGCGATCCCGAGGCGCGCGCGACCTACCTCGCAGCCGTCGAGCGCAGCGACACGATCCGCGACGAAGCGCGCGCGCTGGCCGCGCGCACCGTGCGCGACGGTGGGCGCGAGGACACCGACTTCGTGTTCCTCCACTTCATCCAGAACGCGCTGCCCGCGGGGCTCGTGGGGCTCTTGCTCGCGGTGCTCCTCTGCGCGGCGATGTCGTCGACCTCGAGCGAGCTCAGCGCGCTCGGCACCACGACGACCATCGACTTCTACAAGCGCATCTTCCGCCCGAACGCGACCGACACCGAGCAGCTGCGCGCGTCGCGCATCTTCACCGCGCTCTGGGGACTCGTCGCGCTGGCGTTCGCGAGCTGGGCGTCGCTCTTCGACAACCTGATCGAGGCGGTGAACATCCTCGGGTCGATCTTCTACGGGACGATCCTCGGGATCTTCTTGACCGCGTTCTTGCTGAAGCGCGTGCAAGCGCGCGCCGTGTTCTACGGCGCGCTCGTCGCGCAGAGCGTGGTGCTCCTGCTCGTGGCGATCAGCGACGTCGCGTTCCTCTGGTACAACGTCGTCGGCTGCGTCGTCGTGATGGTGACCGCGCCGCTCTTCCAGCGCAGGGTCCGCGATCAGCGCGCGTCGCGGACCGGCTCGCTCGCGTAG
- a CDS encoding serine hydrolase domain-containing protein: MRTAQGSVADGFEPVARTFTSLLASGAERGAAITVYHRGRRVVHLHGGQARGATPFDERTRVVLFSVTKGLASMALALLADRGKLDYEAPVATYWPGFAKNGKDAITVADLLGHRAGLPVLDTPFTLAECADASCHPRLVDAMERQRPLWEPGRGQAYHAITFGMYARELFERIAGEPIGALLQRELFAPLGADVSLGTPASEDHRVAELHPPSAAQRLAGMTLALGRRAIGLEEPLTEWRVLRAIFERDSLPRRAFLNPSAPRGIASYGEPATWRAPLAWASATGSADGVARAYLPFALGGEVDGRRYLSESTIARFHERRGWSARDPVLQKPLGWTHGFVKDEPHVFSPVRESFGHPGIGGALGWCDPVNQLAIGYVPNRLDWHVRSPRAIALCRAIYASEPVRDAR; the protein is encoded by the coding sequence ATGCGCACCGCTCAGGGCTCGGTCGCCGACGGCTTCGAGCCCGTCGCGCGCACGTTCACATCGCTGCTCGCGTCGGGCGCGGAGCGCGGCGCTGCGATCACCGTCTACCACCGCGGCCGTCGTGTGGTGCACCTCCATGGAGGCCAGGCGCGCGGCGCGACGCCGTTCGACGAGCGCACGCGCGTGGTGCTCTTCTCGGTGACGAAGGGCCTCGCGTCCATGGCGCTCGCGCTGCTCGCCGATCGCGGGAAGCTCGACTACGAGGCGCCGGTCGCGACCTATTGGCCCGGCTTCGCGAAGAACGGCAAGGACGCGATCACGGTCGCGGATCTGCTCGGGCATCGCGCGGGGCTGCCGGTGCTCGACACGCCGTTCACGCTCGCCGAGTGCGCGGATGCGAGCTGCCATCCGCGCCTCGTCGACGCGATGGAGCGCCAGCGTCCGCTGTGGGAGCCGGGCCGCGGGCAGGCCTATCACGCGATCACGTTCGGCATGTACGCGCGCGAGCTCTTCGAGCGCATCGCGGGCGAGCCGATCGGCGCGCTCCTGCAGCGCGAGCTCTTCGCGCCGCTCGGTGCCGACGTGTCGCTCGGCACGCCGGCGTCGGAGGATCATCGCGTCGCCGAGCTGCACCCGCCTTCGGCGGCGCAGCGGCTCGCGGGGATGACGCTCGCGCTCGGTCGTCGTGCGATCGGGCTCGAGGAGCCACTCACCGAGTGGCGCGTGCTGCGCGCGATCTTCGAGCGCGACTCGCTGCCGCGCCGCGCGTTCCTCAACCCGAGCGCGCCGCGCGGCATCGCGTCGTACGGCGAGCCCGCGACGTGGCGCGCGCCGCTCGCGTGGGCCTCGGCGACCGGCAGCGCGGATGGCGTCGCGCGCGCGTACCTGCCCTTCGCGCTCGGCGGCGAGGTCGATGGTCGCCGGTATCTGAGCGAGTCGACGATCGCGCGTTTCCACGAGCGGCGCGGATGGTCGGCGCGCGATCCGGTGCTGCAGAAGCCGCTCGGATGGACGCACGGCTTCGTGAAGGACGAGCCGCACGTGTTCTCGCCGGTGCGCGAGTCGTTCGGGCATCCCGGCATCGGCGGCGCGCTCGGTTGGTGCGATCCGGTGAACCAGCTGGCGATCGGCTACGTGCCGAACCGGCTCGACTGGCACGTTCGCTCGCCCCGCGCGATCGCGCTGTGTCGCGCGATCTACGCGAGCGAGCCGGTCCGCGACGCGCGCTGA
- a CDS encoding sterol desaturase family protein, protein MLYELAQRGNFFTTWLALTVIAFALTMLMSGVLFRRYYWRPTFETWRYKTNPQFPKPVMIRREVLQMLKGIYTATLCPAIALHLVDAGWSQAYGGLGGYSVGYLIFTFFVVWIGSDLYEFAYHRLGHTRTFWWKQHKPHHAFANPTPFAVIADDHLDQLIRSAPLLFIPLLMPINMDLLFLTYGAFFYGYGVYLHWGYELRWPDAHHPWINTAFQHYIHHARSTLMQPMHTGFFFKLWDKLAGSEYRAGPEECACAKCSIARGERTPEEFARIVKPDYSPLLSPSFWLTGKVRQVEEPAPAE, encoded by the coding sequence ATGCTCTACGAGCTCGCCCAACGCGGGAATTTCTTCACGACCTGGCTCGCGCTGACCGTGATCGCCTTCGCGCTCACGATGCTGATGTCCGGCGTGCTCTTCCGCCGCTACTACTGGCGGCCGACGTTCGAGACCTGGCGGTACAAGACGAACCCGCAGTTCCCGAAGCCGGTGATGATCCGCCGCGAGGTGCTGCAGATGCTCAAGGGCATCTACACCGCGACGTTGTGCCCGGCGATCGCGCTGCACCTCGTCGACGCGGGCTGGTCGCAGGCCTACGGCGGGCTCGGTGGATACAGCGTCGGATATCTGATCTTCACGTTCTTCGTCGTGTGGATCGGATCCGATCTCTACGAGTTCGCCTATCACCGGCTCGGCCACACGCGCACGTTCTGGTGGAAGCAGCACAAGCCCCATCACGCGTTCGCGAACCCCACGCCGTTCGCGGTGATCGCCGACGATCACCTCGATCAGCTGATCCGCTCGGCACCGCTGCTCTTCATCCCGCTCTTGATGCCGATCAACATGGATCTGCTGTTCCTGACCTACGGCGCGTTCTTCTACGGATACGGCGTCTACCTGCACTGGGGCTACGAGCTGCGCTGGCCCGACGCGCACCACCCGTGGATCAACACGGCGTTCCAGCACTACATCCACCACGCGCGCTCGACGCTGATGCAGCCGATGCACACCGGCTTCTTCTTCAAGCTGTGGGACAAGCTCGCGGGCAGCGAGTACCGCGCGGGGCCCGAGGAGTGCGCGTGCGCGAAGTGCTCGATCGCGCGCGGTGAGCGCACGCCCGAGGAGTTCGCGCGCATCGTGAAGCCGGACTACTCGCCGCTGCTCTCGCCGTCGTTCTGGCTCACCGGCAAGGTGCGTCAGGTCGAAGAGCCGGCGCCGGCGGAGTGA
- a CDS encoding peptidoglycan recognition protein has translation MTILRTALLVSITLLLATGCANQLGSPEREQGHDSFEMTASSEELLEGWTREGEWLVSPVLDVPDGANRAGALVGLTSPGEMPAMEARVLSAGEPAGEWTTLGATWSEEDQHVAVAELGAIGDGAQLRIRAGAVEILQLLRWTATIPDEAVEAPEEEELGTSREALRTELRGLGIVTRESWGARATRCTDGDSRKTRFAVHHTVTSSTDPARQMRGIQRFHQDTRGWCDVGYHFLVGQDGRIYEGRPLHLLGAHVGGHNTGNIGISFIGCFHTSGCGGLGASRPTDGSIEIAGRLVGTLSRLYGITVDSARVRGHRDHSGQSTTCPGDHLRGRLSEIVSVGRTQTLSGSTPAPTPTPTPTPGASCRHTFGGNYANHACSASYQCCDGTWRTRGACGGCTCVEASGETGCSGGPPPGASCTHSFGGRYANTACSASYQCCDGTWRARSSGGCGTCFCTEASGSTGCGT, from the coding sequence ATGACGATCCTGCGGACTGCCCTCCTCGTCTCGATCACGCTCCTCCTCGCGACTGGATGCGCGAACCAGCTCGGCAGTCCAGAGCGCGAGCAAGGACACGACTCGTTCGAGATGACGGCCTCGAGCGAAGAGCTGCTCGAGGGGTGGACGCGGGAGGGCGAGTGGCTCGTCTCACCGGTCCTCGATGTGCCCGATGGGGCCAATCGTGCCGGTGCGCTCGTGGGGCTCACGAGCCCCGGCGAGATGCCGGCGATGGAGGCTCGAGTCCTCTCCGCGGGCGAGCCGGCGGGCGAGTGGACCACGCTCGGCGCGACCTGGAGCGAGGAAGACCAGCACGTCGCGGTCGCCGAGCTCGGCGCGATCGGTGACGGCGCGCAGCTGCGCATCCGCGCCGGAGCGGTCGAGATCCTCCAGCTCCTGCGGTGGACCGCGACGATCCCCGACGAGGCCGTCGAGGCGCCCGAGGAGGAGGAGCTCGGCACGTCGCGCGAGGCGCTGCGCACCGAGCTGCGGGGCCTCGGGATCGTGACCCGCGAGTCGTGGGGCGCGCGCGCGACGCGCTGCACCGACGGCGACTCGCGCAAGACGCGCTTCGCGGTGCACCACACCGTCACGTCGAGCACCGATCCCGCGCGACAGATGCGCGGCATCCAGCGCTTCCACCAGGACACGCGTGGTTGGTGCGACGTCGGATATCACTTCCTCGTCGGCCAGGACGGGCGCATCTACGAGGGTCGCCCGCTGCACCTGCTCGGCGCGCACGTCGGCGGCCACAACACCGGCAACATCGGCATCTCGTTCATCGGGTGCTTCCACACCAGCGGCTGCGGTGGGCTCGGCGCGAGCCGTCCGACCGACGGCTCGATCGAGATCGCGGGTCGTCTCGTGGGCACGCTCTCGCGCCTCTACGGCATCACCGTCGACAGCGCGCGGGTGCGGGGGCATCGCGATCACTCGGGGCAGTCGACGACGTGCCCGGGCGATCACCTCCGCGGTCGTCTGAGCGAGATCGTCTCGGTGGGCCGCACCCAGACGCTCTCGGGCAGCACGCCCGCGCCGACGCCGACTCCGACGCCCACGCCGGGCGCGAGCTGCCGTCACACCTTCGGCGGCAACTACGCGAACCACGCGTGCTCGGCGAGCTACCAGTGCTGCGACGGAACGTGGCGCACCCGCGGCGCGTGCGGCGGATGCACCTGTGTCGAGGCGAGCGGCGAGACCGGATGCAGCGGTGGCCCGCCGCCCGGCGCGAGCTGCACGCACTCGTTCGGCGGTCGTTATGCGAACACCGCGTGCTCGGCGAGCTACCAGTGCTGCGACGGAACGTGGCGCGCGCGCTCGAGCGGCGGATGCGGCACCTGCTTCTGCACCGAGGCCAGCGGATCGACCGGCTGCGGGACCTGA
- a CDS encoding ABC transporter ATP-binding protein, which translates to MSAVEATVDRAPPTAAVRVRGLSKTYGSKRVLDAIDLDLQRGELVVLLGPSGTGKTTLLRVLAGLEQADAGEVLVARARTIVYQEPRLVPSMRVLANVTIGQPSNESTRNAARRALREVGLESHVDAWPPTLSGGEAQRVALARALVREPELLLLDEPFAALDALTRLTMQELVGDLFARHRPAVVLVTHDVDEALRLADRILVLREGRFAVDVRIESSRPRAREDRELVAQRRALLAELGVHE; encoded by the coding sequence ATGAGCGCCGTCGAGGCGACGGTCGATCGCGCGCCGCCCACCGCCGCGGTGCGCGTGCGCGGGCTCTCGAAGACGTACGGATCGAAGCGCGTGCTCGACGCGATCGATCTCGACCTCCAGCGCGGCGAGCTCGTCGTGCTGCTCGGGCCGAGCGGCACCGGCAAGACGACGCTGCTGCGTGTGCTCGCGGGGCTCGAGCAGGCCGACGCGGGCGAGGTGCTCGTCGCGCGTGCGCGCACGATCGTCTACCAGGAGCCGCGCCTCGTGCCCTCGATGCGCGTGCTCGCGAACGTGACGATCGGGCAGCCTTCGAACGAGTCGACGCGCAACGCGGCGCGCCGCGCGCTGCGCGAGGTCGGGCTCGAGTCGCACGTCGACGCGTGGCCCCCGACGCTCTCGGGTGGCGAGGCCCAGCGCGTCGCGCTCGCGCGGGCACTGGTGCGCGAGCCCGAGCTCCTCCTGCTCGACGAGCCCTTCGCCGCGCTCGACGCGCTGACGCGGCTCACGATGCAGGAGCTCGTGGGCGATCTCTTCGCGCGCCATCGCCCCGCGGTCGTGCTCGTCACCCACGACGTCGACGAGGCGCTGCGGCTCGCGGATCGGATCCTCGTGCTGCGCGAAGGACGCTTCGCGGTCGACGTGCGGATCGAGAGCAGTCGACCGCGAGCGCGCGAGGACCGCGAGCTCGTCGCGCAGCGACGCGCGCTCCTCGCCGAGCTCGGCGTGCACGAGTGA
- a CDS encoding ABC transporter permease, giving the protein MRPARAESDVTPSAVRLVDLSTVAASAPVDRSGLERPAYLGPRTYPRLLSNGTRAIVPITLVVLWIVGSAVGAIDETILPSPSAVGAAFVELYETGDLQIYVVASLRRAALGLLIGVSLGLLLGIGAGLSALGEWLLDPTVQMLRSVPFLALAPLFITWFGIDETFKVVLIAFACTFPMYAYSYLGVRNVDRKVVEAARSFGLRGTRLVVQVILPGALPNLLMALRICTALTIVGLIASEGVGTTAGIGYLVLLAKQYYRQDYMVLCIVMYAVLGLLLDAFIRALERHSMPWRRHTAVRA; this is encoded by the coding sequence ATGAGACCGGCGCGCGCAGAGAGCGATGTCACGCCGAGCGCGGTGCGGCTCGTCGATCTCTCGACCGTCGCGGCGAGCGCGCCCGTCGATCGCAGCGGGCTCGAGCGTCCCGCGTACCTCGGACCGCGCACCTATCCGCGACTGCTCTCGAACGGCACCCGCGCGATCGTGCCGATCACGCTGGTGGTGCTGTGGATCGTCGGGTCGGCGGTGGGCGCGATCGACGAGACGATCCTCCCGTCGCCGAGCGCCGTCGGAGCCGCGTTCGTCGAGCTCTACGAGACCGGCGATCTGCAGATCTACGTGGTCGCGTCCCTGCGCCGCGCCGCGCTCGGGCTGCTGATCGGCGTGAGCCTCGGGCTCCTGCTCGGCATCGGCGCGGGGCTCTCGGCGCTCGGCGAGTGGCTCCTCGATCCCACCGTGCAGATGCTGCGCTCGGTGCCCTTCCTCGCGCTCGCGCCGCTCTTCATCACGTGGTTCGGGATCGACGAGACCTTCAAGGTCGTGCTCATCGCGTTCGCGTGCACGTTCCCGATGTACGCGTACTCGTATCTCGGCGTGCGCAACGTCGATCGCAAGGTGGTCGAGGCCGCGAGGAGCTTCGGGCTGCGCGGCACGCGGCTCGTGGTGCAGGTGATCCTGCCCGGCGCGCTGCCGAACCTGCTGATGGCGCTGCGCATCTGCACGGCGCTCACGATCGTCGGTCTGATCGCGTCCGAGGGCGTCGGGACCACCGCGGGCATCGGCTATCTCGTGCTGCTCGCGAAGCAGTACTACCGACAGGACTACATGGTGCTCTGCATCGTGATGTACGCGGTGCTCGGGCTGCTGCTCGACGCGTTCATCCGTGCGCTCGAGCGCCACTCGATGCCGTGGCGGCGTCACACCGCGGTGCGGGCATGA
- a CDS encoding ABC transporter substrate-binding protein, giving the protein MITRPTPALVSLAAALLSMLAIVTLEPGCGESAPSTEGTGVPGAERYAPVTIRHSDPANAGVLAYGKRERIYERELAKVNARIEWVPAVGAFSANFDAMNSGAINAASAAISPIVGALSRNLQFQIYSISDPGSTQLAGILSPRGSDIRTVRDLVGHRVAVNLGAHGDYMLLRALQNEGIPADRVTRVPIQPPDAAAAFATGQIDAWSVFGAYYTTAVRNGANVIVREEDLRSDDVGVSAANVELLRRNPAAFQTFLRVTQELVELAHQHPERFQNVFTSRGPTAISGEELQIAIDDTRRLPLPRVPTANDRTRIANVAQLLYANDSLDREIAVDEIVFDLDAAAGTLALAEEAAR; this is encoded by the coding sequence ATGATCACGAGACCGACACCTGCGCTCGTCTCTCTCGCCGCGGCGCTGCTCTCGATGCTCGCGATCGTCACGCTCGAGCCGGGATGTGGAGAGTCCGCGCCGAGCACCGAGGGGACCGGTGTTCCCGGTGCCGAGCGATATGCGCCAGTCACCATCCGTCACTCCGATCCTGCGAATGCCGGGGTCCTCGCGTACGGAAAGCGAGAGCGCATCTACGAGCGCGAGCTCGCGAAGGTGAACGCACGAATCGAGTGGGTGCCCGCCGTCGGCGCGTTCAGCGCGAACTTCGACGCGATGAACTCGGGCGCGATCAATGCGGCGAGCGCCGCGATCAGCCCGATCGTCGGCGCGCTCTCGCGCAACCTGCAGTTCCAGATCTATTCGATCTCCGATCCCGGCAGCACCCAGCTCGCGGGGATCCTCTCGCCGCGCGGCAGTGACATCCGCACGGTGCGTGATCTCGTCGGACATCGCGTCGCGGTGAACCTCGGCGCGCACGGCGACTACATGCTGCTGCGCGCGCTGCAGAACGAAGGGATCCCCGCGGATCGGGTGACACGCGTGCCGATCCAACCTCCCGACGCGGCCGCCGCGTTCGCGACCGGGCAGATCGACGCGTGGTCGGTCTTCGGCGCGTACTACACGACCGCGGTCCGCAACGGCGCGAACGTGATCGTGCGCGAGGAGGACCTCCGCTCCGACGACGTCGGCGTGAGCGCGGCGAACGTCGAGCTGCTGCGCCGCAATCCCGCGGCGTTCCAGACCTTCCTCCGCGTCACGCAGGAGCTGGTCGAGCTGGCGCACCAGCACCCCGAGCGCTTCCAGAACGTGTTCACGTCGCGCGGCCCCACCGCGATCTCGGGGGAAGAGCTGCAGATCGCGATCGACGACACGCGGCGCCTCCCGCTCCCGCGGGTCCCGACCGCGAACGACCGGACGCGCATCGCGAACGTCGCGCAGCTCCTCTACGCGAACGACTCGCTCGATCGCGAGATCGCGGTGGACGAGATCGTGTTCGATCTCGATGCCGCGGCCGGCACGCTGGCGCTCGCGGAGGAGGCGGCGCGATGA
- a CDS encoding LLM class flavin-dependent oxidoreductase, translated as MGNPRRQLVLNAFFQRFGHHPTAWRHPSQKDDGVPRLSWWVQAARMAEEAKFDAFFLADFVGRAPDQLEEASRNGQNYQFEPLTLMSAIAASTRHVGLVVTVNTNFSEPYAVARALSSLDHISGGRVGWNVVSSLSDAASKSFGLPHTRGHGERYERAAEFVEVAKALWDSWDDDAFQRPNRESGRFFEPASAHPVRHRGEHFAIEAVLDVPRPIQGHPVFVQAGNSDTGRDFAASIAEMTYCSAQSLSVAQEYYADVKRRAAQRGRDPDHVKITPGLSVVVAESDGAAQDRFDDLQNAIDFRHGVRVAGVDLSGYPLDGPLPDLPESENGKGRFRQMVELARRENLTIRQLVLRFSVSRGHLQVIGSPKTVADRIEEWFVERGADGFNVVPPLLPSGFVDFARLVVPELQRRGLFRREYTGSTLREHLGLPRPATRRAR; from the coding sequence ATGGGCAATCCGAGACGTCAGCTCGTTCTGAATGCGTTCTTCCAGCGCTTCGGTCACCACCCGACCGCGTGGCGCCACCCGAGCCAGAAGGACGACGGAGTCCCGAGGCTCTCGTGGTGGGTCCAGGCCGCGCGGATGGCGGAAGAGGCGAAATTCGACGCCTTCTTCCTCGCCGATTTCGTCGGACGTGCGCCCGACCAGCTCGAGGAGGCCAGTCGCAACGGACAGAATTACCAGTTCGAGCCTCTCACGCTGATGTCCGCGATCGCCGCGTCGACTCGGCACGTCGGGCTGGTGGTCACGGTCAACACGAACTTCAGCGAGCCCTACGCGGTGGCGCGCGCGCTCTCGTCGCTCGACCACATCAGCGGGGGTCGCGTCGGGTGGAACGTGGTCTCGTCGCTCTCCGACGCTGCGTCGAAGAGCTTCGGACTGCCGCACACCCGGGGACACGGAGAGCGCTACGAGCGCGCTGCGGAGTTCGTGGAGGTCGCGAAGGCGCTGTGGGACAGCTGGGACGACGATGCGTTCCAGCGCCCGAATCGCGAGTCCGGGCGCTTCTTCGAGCCTGCGAGCGCACATCCGGTGCGGCATCGCGGCGAGCACTTCGCGATCGAGGCGGTGCTCGACGTGCCGCGGCCGATCCAGGGACACCCGGTGTTCGTGCAGGCGGGCAATTCCGACACCGGTCGTGACTTCGCCGCGAGCATCGCCGAGATGACCTATTGCTCGGCGCAGTCGCTCTCGGTCGCGCAGGAGTACTACGCGGACGTGAAGCGACGCGCTGCGCAGCGCGGGCGCGATCCCGATCACGTGAAGATCACGCCCGGGCTCTCGGTGGTGGTCGCGGAGTCCGATGGTGCGGCGCAGGATCGGTTCGACGATCTCCAGAACGCGATCGACTTCCGACACGGGGTGCGGGTCGCGGGCGTGGACCTGTCGGGATATCCGCTCGATGGTCCGCTCCCCGATCTGCCGGAGTCGGAGAACGGAAAAGGTCGATTCCGACAGATGGTCGAGCTCGCGCGACGCGAGAACCTGACGATTCGACAGCTGGTATTGCGATTCAGCGTCTCGCGCGGTCACCTGCAGGTGATCGGATCGCCGAAGACCGTCGCCGATCGCATCGAGGAGTGGTTCGTGGAGCGCGGCGCCGACGGGTTCAACGTCGTGCCGCCGCTCCTGCCGAGCGGGTTCGTCGACTTCGCGCGGCTCGTCGTGCCCGAGCTGCAGCGCCGCGGGCTCTTCCGCCGGGAGTACACAGGATCGACGCTGCGCGAGCACCTCGGTCTTCCCCGCCCGGCCACGCGGAGGGCGCGATGA
- a CDS encoding LLM class flavin-dependent oxidoreductase has protein sequence MPRRHGKLVLNAFFMRFGHHPAAWRHRSATGNGRPDVGYWTRLAQRAEDAKLDTFFLADFIGRSGDDLDTISRQGGSFQFEPVTLLSAIASLTRNIGLVATINTNFSEPYNVARLLSSLDHVSGGRAGWNVVSSLNPATAKNFGLDAPPSHSDRYERADEFLDVVKKLWDSWSDDAFDAPDRPANRFFDPKNAFPVKHRGEHFSVDGLLDVARPLQGHPVIVQAGNSDTGREFAAKVAEMTYSSAQSLDVAREYYSDVKSRAAKYGRDPEDVIITPGLSVLAARSDAEAQEAFAELQEGIDFRHSLNFFGVDLSGYPLDGPLPELPEVENGKGRARQLVELARRENLTIRQLVLRFAVSRGHLQAVGSPKTIADTIEAWWEQGGADGFNVVPPLLPRGFDDFATLVIPELRRRGLARREYGPGTYRDRLGLRRPVNRHLEEAGPLAAE, from the coding sequence GTGCCCCGCAGACACGGAAAGCTGGTCCTGAACGCGTTCTTCATGCGGTTCGGGCACCACCCCGCGGCGTGGCGACATCGGAGCGCGACCGGCAACGGCCGCCCCGACGTCGGCTACTGGACGCGCCTCGCGCAGCGCGCGGAGGACGCGAAGCTCGACACGTTCTTCCTCGCCGACTTCATCGGCCGCTCGGGAGACGATCTCGACACCATCAGTCGTCAGGGCGGGAGCTTCCAGTTCGAGCCGGTGACGCTCTTGTCGGCGATTGCCTCGCTGACTCGGAACATCGGTCTCGTCGCGACCATCAACACGAACTTCAGCGAGCCCTACAACGTCGCGCGACTGCTCTCGTCGCTCGATCACGTCAGCGGCGGGCGCGCGGGGTGGAACGTGGTGTCGTCGCTCAACCCCGCGACGGCGAAGAACTTCGGGCTCGACGCGCCGCCCTCGCACTCCGACCGCTACGAGCGCGCCGACGAGTTCCTCGACGTCGTGAAGAAGCTCTGGGACTCGTGGAGCGACGACGCGTTCGACGCGCCCGATCGCCCGGCGAATCGATTCTTCGATCCGAAGAACGCGTTCCCGGTGAAGCACCGCGGCGAGCACTTCTCGGTCGACGGATTGCTCGACGTCGCGCGCCCGCTGCAGGGACATCCGGTGATCGTCCAGGCGGGGAATTCCGACACCGGTCGTGAATTCGCCGCGAAGGTCGCGGAGATGACGTACTCGTCCGCGCAATCGCTCGACGTCGCGCGCGAGTACTACTCCGACGTGAAGTCCCGCGCGGCGAAGTACGGCCGGGACCCCGAGGACGTCATCATCACGCCCGGCCTCTCGGTGCTCGCGGCGCGCAGCGACGCCGAGGCGCAGGAGGCGTTCGCCGAGCTGCAGGAAGGCATCGACTTCCGGCACAGCCTCAACTTCTTCGGCGTCGATCTCTCCGGATATCCGCTCGACGGTCCGCTCCCCGAGCTGCCCGAGGTGGAGAACGGCAAAGGACGCGCGAGACAGCTCGTGGAGCTCGCGCGCCGCGAGAACCTCACGATCCGTCAGCTCGTGCTGCGCTTCGCGGTGTCGCGCGGCCACCTCCAGGCGGTCGGATCGCCGAAGACGATCGCGGACACGATCGAGGCCTGGTGGGAGCAGGGGGGCGCCGACGGATTCAACGTCGTCCCGCCGCTGCTGCCGCGTGGGTTCGACGACTTCGCGACGCTCGTCATCCCGGAGCTGCGGCGCCGCGGTCTGGCGCGGCGCGAGTACGGGCCGGGCACCTACCGCGATCGGCTCGGGCTGCGGCGGCCGGTGAACCGACACCTCGAGGAAGCGGGGCCGCTCGCCGCGGAGTGA